A window of the Polaribacter sp. HaHaR_3_91 genome harbors these coding sequences:
- a CDS encoding glycoside hydrolase family 95-like protein — protein sequence MKLKVLFLCIFILFSIPFSSQEKQVDFKVDFESFLSKHDMLWDIVPDKWQTAPYSGNGNIGFLFYQAQESEKNVISLHIGRHDYYDHREAKTKADEMLWIKRSRLPLGHFKLTSKGKITGVDMRLDLWNAELTGTIKTSKGSYKIKGFTHSTNDNIYFETDTKDEDIKITWHAEDPIPPVYEVLKSGGGPKGGTWDKMRAVTLEMAPKPTFSEKNGYNFCYQPLFNHRGETTTGYKITGNPSGKQQLITSVHHSYPERNSLEIVTENLEVGEELIKKNSFISSHKKWWHNYYPLSFLTINDAEKESFYWIQMYKLGSASRGNGPILDLMGPWYNRTFWPMVWGDLNVQLIYWTHLTANRMSIGESLPNNIDKYAKNLENNVPASWKNSAAVAALMPQDLIAFNGAKVPDMLAWILNDYWLHCQFAGDDIRMRDKLFPILKKTVNSYLNYIKDNPVDAKDGKIHIKYSWSPEYKPGRGQDINFTLALIRWSCQTLIDIDEKHQINDPLKKDWEYLLTNLVDFQIDENGLMIGKDRPFANPHRHYSHLLAFYPLMVITPEKEADKKLLRTSLDHWLDVTFNSGKKIKAMPVTGYTATGASSMYANLGDAEKAYYYLDFLIKHKNISSTTMYSEGKINPVIESPLSFATSLHDMMLQSWGGKINVFPASPKKWKDVAFHNLRTQGAFLVSAKKIEGTTEFVSIKSLKGNECNVQVDFKNPNFYINGKCVSIKQNANGSYPINLKKNESVIITAKTLNKTDLSIKELPKSKKEQNLFGYGNKTKRLPGHTYYSSY from the coding sequence ATGAAGTTAAAAGTTTTATTTCTTTGTATTTTTATTTTATTTTCAATTCCGTTTTCTTCTCAAGAAAAACAAGTTGATTTTAAAGTTGATTTCGAATCATTTTTATCTAAGCATGACATGCTTTGGGATATTGTACCAGATAAATGGCAAACCGCTCCTTATTCAGGTAATGGAAATATTGGTTTTTTATTTTATCAAGCACAAGAATCAGAAAAAAATGTCATCTCATTACATATTGGACGCCATGATTATTACGATCATAGAGAAGCCAAAACAAAAGCCGATGAAATGCTTTGGATCAAAAGAAGCAGATTACCATTAGGTCATTTTAAATTAACATCTAAAGGAAAAATAACAGGTGTTGACATGCGTTTGGATTTGTGGAATGCAGAATTAACAGGTACTATTAAAACCTCTAAAGGAAGTTATAAAATTAAAGGTTTTACGCATAGTACAAATGATAATATCTATTTTGAAACCGATACAAAAGATGAAGATATAAAAATTACTTGGCACGCAGAAGATCCTATTCCACCAGTTTATGAAGTCTTAAAAAGTGGCGGAGGTCCAAAAGGTGGTACTTGGGATAAAATGAGAGCGGTAACTTTAGAGATGGCTCCAAAACCAACATTTAGCGAGAAAAACGGCTACAATTTTTGTTATCAACCTTTATTTAATCATAGAGGAGAAACCACTACAGGTTATAAAATTACAGGAAATCCTTCTGGAAAACAACAATTAATAACGAGCGTTCATCATAGTTATCCAGAACGAAATTCGCTAGAGATTGTTACTGAAAATTTAGAAGTAGGAGAGGAGCTTATTAAAAAAAATAGCTTTATTTCATCACATAAAAAATGGTGGCATAACTATTATCCGTTGAGTTTTTTAACCATTAATGATGCAGAAAAAGAATCTTTCTATTGGATACAAATGTATAAGTTAGGTTCTGCTTCTAGAGGAAATGGACCCATTTTAGATCTGATGGGACCTTGGTATAATAGAACTTTTTGGCCAATGGTTTGGGGAGATTTAAATGTACAACTCATCTATTGGACGCATTTAACAGCCAATAGAATGTCTATTGGAGAATCTTTACCCAATAACATTGATAAATATGCAAAAAACCTAGAAAACAATGTACCTGCAAGTTGGAAAAACAGTGCTGCCGTTGCTGCTTTAATGCCGCAAGATCTTATTGCTTTCAACGGAGCAAAAGTACCAGATATGTTAGCATGGATCTTAAACGATTATTGGTTGCATTGCCAATTTGCTGGTGATGATATTCGAATGCGAGATAAATTATTCCCTATTTTAAAAAAGACGGTGAATAGTTATTTAAATTATATAAAAGACAATCCTGTTGATGCCAAAGATGGAAAAATTCATATTAAATATAGTTGGTCTCCAGAGTACAAACCAGGTCGTGGGCAAGACATTAATTTTACGTTGGCATTAATTCGTTGGAGTTGTCAAACATTAATCGATATTGATGAAAAGCATCAAATAAATGATCCTCTTAAAAAAGATTGGGAGTATTTACTAACTAATTTGGTTGATTTTCAAATTGATGAAAACGGATTGATGATAGGAAAAGATAGACCTTTTGCAAATCCGCATAGGCATTATTCACATTTATTAGCCTTTTATCCTTTAATGGTAATTACACCAGAAAAAGAAGCCGATAAAAAACTATTACGCACTTCATTAGACCATTGGTTAGATGTTACTTTTAATAGTGGTAAAAAAATTAAAGCCATGCCTGTAACTGGTTATACAGCTACTGGAGCTTCATCTATGTACGCTAATTTAGGAGACGCAGAAAAAGCTTATTATTATCTTGATTTTTTAATCAAACATAAAAACATTTCATCTACAACCATGTATTCCGAAGGAAAAATTAACCCTGTTATTGAAAGTCCGCTATCTTTTGCAACAAGTTTACATGATATGATGCTTCAAAGTTGGGGTGGAAAAATAAATGTATTTCCTGCAAGTCCTAAAAAATGGAAAGATGTTGCTTTTCACAACTTAAGAACACAAGGCGCATTTTTGGTGAGTGCTAAAAAAATAGAAGGAACTACCGAATTTGTATCTATAAAAAGTTTAAAAGGAAACGAATGTAACGTTCAGGTTGATTTTAAAAATCCGAATTTTTATATCAATGGCAAATGTGTTTCCATAAAACAAAATGCAAATGGTTCGTATCCTATAAATTTAAAGAAAAATGAATCGGTAATAATTACTGCCAAAACTTTAAATAAAACCGATTTAAGTATTAAAGAGTTACCAAAATCTAAAAAAGAGCAGAACCTTTTTGGGTATGGTAACAAAACAAAAAGATTACCTGGTCATACATATTACAGTTCTTATTAA
- a CDS encoding arylsulfatase, translated as MYKSIIAVVFLILSQNLLAQKKADTSRPNIIFIYADDMGIGDVSHTTGKAATPNIDRMAAEGIRFTDAHTSSSVCTPSRYSLLTGRYNWRTTLSKGVIHKPTAKPLLKKRETTVASLLKQADYHTAMVGKWHLGIGWELLPNYKKEKWQIGGGWDIDYTKPAITPTSNGFDYFYGIAASLDMPPYVYIENEKVTELPSVMNDPKIRSRKGPSAPSFKSGECLQVFAEKSVDYINERAGEKEPFFLYLPLTSPHTPIVPSEKWRGKSELGPYGDFLMETDWVVGEVLKALDKHHLTENTIVLFSTDNGCSPAAKIPALKKKGHSPSGNLRGNKADIYEGGHRVPFIIRWPEVIEAGTQTDRLTCMTDFIATCSDITGIELDETSGVDAISFLPTLKNPTKTNRKDIISHSINGSFSIRKGNWKLALCPGSGGWSTPRAGKTPEGSPSLQLFDLSNDIAETTNLYDKYPEKVEELTKLLQSYVDKGRSTPGKLQQNDREVNIYAEDVAK; from the coding sequence ATGTACAAATCTATAATTGCAGTTGTTTTTTTAATTTTGAGTCAAAATTTACTGGCACAAAAAAAGGCTGACACAAGTCGTCCTAATATCATTTTTATTTATGCCGATGATATGGGGATAGGTGATGTTTCTCATACTACAGGGAAAGCTGCAACACCAAACATAGATCGTATGGCTGCAGAAGGCATTCGTTTTACGGATGCGCATACGTCATCTTCTGTTTGTACACCATCTCGTTATTCACTTTTAACAGGACGTTACAATTGGCGAACAACTTTATCTAAAGGGGTTATCCATAAACCGACTGCGAAACCGTTGCTTAAAAAAAGAGAAACTACTGTAGCTAGTTTGTTAAAGCAAGCTGACTATCACACAGCTATGGTTGGCAAATGGCACTTAGGTATTGGTTGGGAATTGTTACCTAATTACAAAAAAGAGAAATGGCAAATTGGTGGCGGATGGGATATCGATTATACGAAACCAGCTATAACGCCAACAAGTAATGGTTTTGATTACTTCTATGGAATAGCAGCTTCTTTAGATATGCCTCCGTATGTTTATATTGAAAATGAAAAGGTGACAGAACTTCCTTCGGTTATGAATGATCCTAAGATACGTTCTAGAAAAGGACCTTCTGCTCCAAGTTTTAAATCAGGTGAATGTTTACAAGTTTTTGCAGAAAAATCTGTTGATTATATAAATGAGAGAGCTGGAGAAAAAGAACCTTTCTTTTTATACTTACCTCTAACCTCTCCCCACACGCCTATTGTACCTAGTGAAAAATGGAGAGGAAAATCGGAATTAGGACCTTATGGTGATTTTTTAATGGAAACAGATTGGGTTGTAGGAGAAGTATTAAAAGCACTTGACAAACATCATTTAACAGAAAACACCATTGTTTTATTTTCTACGGATAATGGATGTTCTCCTGCTGCAAAAATTCCTGCTTTAAAAAAGAAAGGACACTCACCTAGTGGAAATTTAAGAGGAAATAAAGCAGATATTTATGAAGGAGGACATAGAGTTCCTTTTATCATTCGTTGGCCAGAAGTTATAGAAGCAGGAACGCAAACAGATAGATTAACATGTATGACTGACTTTATAGCTACTTGTTCTGATATTACAGGGATAGAATTAGATGAAACATCAGGTGTAGATGCTATTTCCTTTTTACCAACGTTAAAAAATCCAACAAAAACTAATAGAAAAGACATCATTAGTCATAGTATTAATGGTTCTTTTTCTATCAGAAAAGGAAATTGGAAATTAGCGCTTTGTCCTGGATCTGGTGGTTGGAGTACGCCAAGAGCTGGTAAAACCCCAGAAGGATCTCCTAGTTTACAGTTATTTGATTTGTCTAATGACATCGCAGAGACTACCAATCTATATGATAAATACCCTGAAAAAGTAGAAGAATTGACAAAATTACTTCAATCTTATGTAGATAAAGGAAGAAGTACTCCTGGAAAACTTCAACAAAATGATAGAGAAGTAAATATATATGCAGAAGATGTAGCAAAATAA